DNA sequence from the Malus sylvestris chromosome 10, drMalSylv7.2, whole genome shotgun sequence genome:
tgtcccgtgtcatcaaactcaactgctttgggcttgattgtctcatgcacagcctcttggatgtattcttgatatgcttcaaccacttcattctcttgaatccctttttttggtgtgcaaggttctttgaacgtttcaataccatcgggaacttgttttggtgcaccaagaattaggatatcactttgcacctttggaagagcttccacaatgtctttttcactctctttgatatttggaatcaaaaacctgcaaggacaaaggacattcggtggaataatgttagaatgaagtgaatttagaacttcctcacctgagttggatgacatagggatttgagcagcttgcagcaagaattcttctaaactgcccaggtcgtcctcctcctcttctgcttgcagcagcaattcatccatgttcgggctgtgtttagatggttctgggacagcttcatccttcatgtcaccttccaaagtgatggcttcatcgatttcaacttctgcctttgaatttgcaatgtttgagttTGAAAGTTCGCTTTGATCTCGAATCTGTGCCAtgaattccacaatctgcccaacttgcATCTCCAATTCGTCCACTCTTTTGACTCGGTCTTGCATCtcctggttttgattttctactccctgattcaaagaggtgagtaacttattaagtgtatcattatccaaggatgtacctgaattgaattgggttgattgttgtggtggctgtgacggttcatatggccactgatagaactcttccgatggcggcaattgttcttcttttcgTAAACCCTGCGCCACAGAAATTAGtccttcaagaatttcattataattcatgggcatactttgatttgattggaattgttgtgggggatgatgtggtggctgcataggtcttgaatagaactcgtcttgctgccaatatccaccttgttgaaattgttgaggttcatcccacatataatctgaattacctctccaatctgaattgtaagcgttggaaaatatgttgccccttgattggttatggccttgatatccccaaacatcttcatttgcataaaattgaggactttgataaccttgcccatagggcacatcaaatgtagggacacttggcattgtggtccgttcggcattataagtcaattgagcagtgagttgtgccaattgagcttgaatggtcgcaagtgccatgtctcgctccatttgtacctaaaatcaaaggaagaaaaataaatcaaatatcaaaagtaacacaaaacaaggaaaacaaaactaagtcagaaactaaaacaaaaacaaactaaacaaaaagaaaagaaccaagggattagcaaagtttgctaatccccggcaacggcgccaaaatttgatgcgagaattacttgacacgcaaattaaaccctctttttgacaattgtagtatagatgtaagtagggtatcgttctaggccggggattaggagggattgctaatctattctaaattaatttaaaaatattaaacaagactcaaggacataagaagaaacttaaaaacacaaaagtaggctttaaaa
Encoded proteins:
- the LOC126585517 gene encoding uncharacterized protein LOC126585517; the protein is MERDMALATIQAQLAQLTAQLTYNAERTTMPSVPTFDVPYGQGYQSPQFYANEDVWGYQGHNQSRGNIFSNAYNSDWRGNSDYMWDEPQQFQQGGYWQQDEFYSRPMQPPHHPPQQFQSNQSMPMNYNEILEGLISVAQGLRKEEQLPPSEEFYQWPYEPSQPPQQSTQFNSGTSLDNDTLNKLLTSLNQGVENQNQEMQDRVKRVDELEMQVGQIVEFMAQIRDQSELSNSNIANSKAEVEIDEAITLEGDMKDEAVPEPSKHSPNMDELLLQAEEEEDDLGSLEEFLLQAAQIPMSSNSGEEVLNSLHSNIIPPNVLCPCRFLIPNIKESEKDIVEALPKVQSDILILGAPKQVPDGIETFKEPCTPKKGIQENEVVEAYQEYIQEAVHETIKPKAVEFDDTGHATTIIVNLAKFKVPEMFTNVVFGIEFMSEKESKPSSPNLILTYTNMFLILMIQAPTLEFKPLPNHFKYHLPLKDKFHALEPRGV